In Juglans regia cultivar Chandler chromosome 13, Walnut 2.0, whole genome shotgun sequence, the following proteins share a genomic window:
- the LOC118344228 gene encoding uncharacterized protein LOC118344228, which produces MYVKIETSRLDYFRNKQQEIRSEVYQGIVDSLSIGQNNASKVGKRIILPSSFIGGPRDMRKRYMEAMALVQRFGKPDSFLTMTCNPSWKEILDELGPQEEAQNRPDLIARIFRAKLEELKDELFKREIFGKVSAYVYVIEHKKRGLPHAHFLIILQRDWKIYAPESFDEIVSAEIPDRERNLHLYKTVKRHMMHGPCGVLNPNNVCMKANGSCKNHFPKGFVPNTTVGIDCFPQYKRCDNGMTVKVRGKDLDNHWVVPHNPYLLAKFDCHLNVEICSTIKAVKYLYKYIYKGHDRVAFNLIPGQNIQDIDEIQQFQSARWIAPPEAMWRIYGFILNEMHPSVYSLHLHLEDQHLVAFHAHDNLNNVLRSDFTAKSMLTEFFSTNQVNENARKLLYKEFPEAFVWNQQHKIWTPRKKKTVIGRIVTASPFEGERYYLRILLNHIRGPLSFDHIKTVGNVTAPTFREAATLHGLLQRDTSLQDCMQEASLYQIPHSLRRLFVTILVYCNPTNPRELWEYFEQDMSSDFQTSVATSADIRTKVLRSISSTLESMGKDINMFHLIEHDVSFDQNETEAREINDEFAVLIPEEDLMASMSLNFEQQHAYESILQKVLLNESAAFFIDGPGGTGKTFLYKALLATVRSRNLIALATASSGVAASILPGGRTAHSRFKIPLDLDKNSTCCVSKQGALAKLLRLAKLIIWDEAPMSRKECMQALDKMLRDITDSRLPFGGKIIVFGGDFRQVLPVIRKGTRQEEVNASLASSYLWSTLTKIRLSKNMRARFDPNFSNYLLQVGNGTTPITIENKIKIPNEMLIPYKNDVESLDDLIDAVFQDIGSYSENLSEMTNRAILTPKNNSVDEINTILIQRFPSTVTQYYSFDETIDTSEQGIMEDFLNTLTPNGLPPHELLLKKNCPIMLLRNVNPSEGLCNGTRLICRNFERNIIDAEIAVDHHTGKRGNRLQATIFGKYIDLRNDMLHIFRSYYISNAYVKPLDPRHRIEAHEYQWILNSRTIIENIPDDEVELQSPEYDIIPFTNLHDYKDTGTEIAILAIAIYMKPPREITSIHGPTKIQKIYVIDQSLMPIWLTMWSRFVDGECRTISDIIEVKPTLLATRIKVGSYNGLSLSSQPTSVFTLNPVIPAAIPLCQCCRAYIDVDDGNARLGAVMFGKIAEEALGCTAIELMEHTGEMGILLKESLAGVGLYSAQTWT; this is translated from the exons TGGAAAACCGGACAGCTTTTTAACCATGACATGCAAcccaagttggaaagaaatcTTAGATGAATTGGGTCCAcaagaagaagcacaaaatCGTCCTGATTTGATTGCACGTATCTTTAGAGCAAAATTGGAAGAACTGAAGGATGAATTATTCAAACGGGAGATATTTGGGAAAGTTTCAGCATATGTATACGTCattgaacataaaaaaagaGGACTACCACATGCACATTTCTTGATCATACTACAAAGAGATTGGAAAATCTATGCTCCagaatcttttgatgaaattgtatCAGCAGAAATACCTGACAGAGAAAGAAATCTACATTTATACAAAACAGTAAAAAGACATATGATGCATGGCCCCTGTGGAGTACTGAATCCGAACAATGTGTGTATGAAAGCAAATGGCAGTTGTAAAAATCACTTTCCAAAAGGTTTTGTACCTAACACAACCGTTGGAATCGATTGTTTCCCACAGTACAAACGTTGTGATAATGGAATGACTGTCAAAGTCAGAGGCAAAGATTTAGATAACCATTGGGTTGTTCCACATAATCCATATCTCCTCGCAAAATTTGATTGTCACTTGAATGTAGAAATTTGCTCAACAATCAAAGCAGTCAAATAcctttataagtacatttataAAGGTCATGATCGTGTTGCTTTCAACTTGATTCCTGGACAAAACATCCAAGATATAGATGAAATTCAACAATTTCAATCAGCCAGATGGATTGCTCCACCAGAagctatgtggagaatataCGGTTTTATTCTTAATGAAATGCATCCATCAGTTTACAGTTTACATCTACATCTTGAAGATCAACATCTGGTAGCTTTTCATGCACATGACAACCTTAACAATGTTCTGAGATCTGATTTTACGGCAAAATCAATGTTGACTGAATTCTTTTCAACAAATCAAGTTAATGAAAATGCACGAAAACTACTGTACAAAGAATTTCCTGAAGCTTTTGTTTGgaaccaacaacacaaaatatggactccaagaaagaagaaaactgttATAGGCCGCATTGTTACAGCAAGTCCATTCGAAGGTGAAAGGTATTACTTACGGATATTATTAAATCATATAAGAGGCCCTTTATCATTTGACCACATCAAAACAGTTGGCAATGTCACTGCACCAACCTTTCGTGAAGCAGCTACATTACATGGTTTGTTACAAAGAGATACCAGTTTACAAGATTGTATGCAAGAGGCTTCCTTATACCAAATACCACACAGTTTAAGACGGTTATTTGTAACAATTTTAGTATACTGTAATCCAACAAATCCTAGAGAACTTTGGGAATATTTTGAACAAGATATGTCAAGTGATTTCCAAACAAGTGTTGCAACATCAGCAGATATTAGGACAAAAGTCTTACGAAGCATCTCTTCTACACTTGAATCGATGGGAAAAGACATAAACATGTTTCATTTAATAGAACATGATGTCTCTTTCGATCAGAACGAAACTGAAGctagagaaataaatgatgaatttgcAGTTCTGATACCAGAAGAAGATCTTATGGCTTCGATGAGTCTTAATTTTGAACAACAACACGCATATGAATCAATTTTGCAGAAAGTCCTTCTAAATGAATCTGCTGCATTTTTCATTGATGGTCCGGGCGGAACAGGGAAAACATTCTTATATAAAGCACTTCTCGCTACAGTAAGATCAAGAAACTTAATTGCTCTTGCAACTGCATCGTCTGGTGTTGCTGCATCTATTTTACCTGGAGGTCGAACAGCCCATTCACGCTTCAAAATTCCATTAGATCTTGACAAAAATAGTACCTGTTGTGTAAGCAAACAAGGTGCTCTTGCCAAATTGTTACGTCTTGCAAAGCTAATCATATGGGATGAAGCACCTATGTCTAGAAAAGAATGTATGCAAGcattggataaaatgttacgAGACATAACTGATTCAAGATTAccatttggtggaaaaattaTCGTATTCGGTGGAGATTTTCGTCAAGTCTTACCTGTGATTCGGAAAGGCACAAGACAAGAAGAAGTTAATGCCAGTTTAGCATCGTCATATTTGTGGTCTACTTTAACTAAGATTAGGTTGAGTAAAAATATGCGAGCAAGATTCGATCCAAACTTCTCAAATTATTTGCTTCAGGTCGGAAATGGAACAACACCAATCACAATTGAGAATAAGATCAAAATTCCTAATGAAATGCTCATTCCTTACAAAAATGATGTGGAGTCTTTAGATGATCTGATCGATGCAGTCTTCCAAGATATTGGCAGCTATTCAGAGAATTTATCCGAAATGACAAATCGAGCTATCTTGACACCAAAGAACAACTCTGTCGATGAGATAAATACAATACTTATTCAAAGATTTCCTAGTACAGTTACACAATACTATAGCTTCGATGAAACGATTGATACATCAGAACAAGGAATCATGgaggattttttaaatacattgaCACCAAATGGACTTCCACCTCATGAGctgttactaaaaaaaaattgtcctatCATGTTACTCAGAAATGTCAATCCTTCAGAAGGTTTATGCAATGGAACACGTCTTATTTGTCGCAACTTTGAACGAAATATCATTGATGCTGAAATTGCAGTTGATCACCACACCggaaaaaga GGCAACCGACTacaagcaacaattttcggcaAATATATAGACCTACGTAATGACATGTTACACATCTTCCGGTCTTACTACATCAGTAATGCTTATGTTAAGCCTTTAGATCCCAGGCATAGAATTGAAGCGCATGAATACCAgtggatcttaaattcaagaacaatcatCGAAAACATTCCAGATGACGAAGTGGAATTACAATCACCAGAATATGATATTATCCCATTCACCAATCTGCATGACTACAAAGACACTGGAACCGAAATAG CTATTCTGGCAATCGCAATATACATGAAACCTCCTAGAGAAATTACCTCAATACATGGgccaacaaaaattcaaaaaatatatgttatcgaCCAGAG CCTAATGCCCATATGGTTGACTATGTGGAGTCGatttgtggatggtgaatgcCGAACAATCTCTGATATTATTGAAGTTAAGCCAACTCTACTCGCAACACGTATAAAAGTTGGTTCATACAATG gtCTCTCTCTTTCGTCTCAACCAACGAGTGTATTTACCTTAAATCCTGTCATCCCTGCTGCAATTCCATTATGTCAATG cTGTCGAGCTTACATCGACGTTGACGATGGTAATGCACGACTAGGAGCTGTCATGTTCGGTAAAATCGCAGAAGAAGCTCTAGGTTGCACAGCAATCGAACTAATGGAACATACAGGAGAG ATGGGAATATTATTGAAAGAAAGTCTTGCTGGGGTAGGCTTGTATTCAGCACAGACATGGACTTGA